A genome region from Arachidicoccus soli includes the following:
- a CDS encoding DUF4249 family protein — translation MNARSKIVWLLIFIITAFSCKKVIDIHLDNTEPKLVIEGVVSNNSEQTFVRITKSVNFSEDNKFPEVKNAFVVLKDSSRNFSDTLYETTNSDGLLIYKPHRFRGVIGHIYQLFVRVDGQQYHAQSQMPDSVTFNGLKLYANENVSDTSLTFTVVPQFTDQKGIANYYRFIQYINHQKDDGINVLNDNVGDGLPNERPIFTNTIDIKLGDTVAVKMLNIDKNVYQYFYELEQNQNQMGVTPSNPVSNISNGALGYFSAQYEQTTAAIISENDK, via the coding sequence ATGAATGCCAGGAGTAAAATAGTTTGGTTGCTGATTTTTATAATTACAGCATTTTCTTGTAAAAAAGTAATAGATATACATTTGGATAATACAGAACCCAAACTTGTAATTGAAGGCGTCGTAAGTAATAACTCAGAGCAGACTTTTGTTCGAATCACTAAGTCGGTCAATTTCTCAGAAGACAATAAATTCCCCGAGGTAAAAAATGCATTCGTCGTATTGAAAGATAGCAGTAGAAATTTTTCTGATACATTATATGAGACGACAAATAGTGATGGGCTTTTAATCTATAAACCGCATAGATTTAGAGGTGTAATTGGCCATATTTATCAGTTATTTGTTCGTGTTGATGGACAACAATATCATGCCCAAAGCCAAATGCCGGACTCTGTTACTTTTAACGGCTTGAAGCTGTATGCCAATGAAAATGTTTCTGACACATCCCTCACATTTACTGTCGTTCCACAATTTACAGATCAAAAGGGTATTGCAAATTATTACCGCTTTATTCAATATATCAATCATCAGAAAGATGATGGCATTAATGTTTTGAATGATAATGTAGGAGATGGTTTGCCTAATGAACGACCAATTTTTACGAATACCATCGATATTAAATTGGGCGATACGGTTGCCGTAAAAATGTTGAATATAGATAAAAATGTTTATCAATATTTTTATGAATTAGAGCAGAATCAAAATCAAATGGGCGTCACGCCAAGTAATCCTGTAAGTAATATTTCAAATGGTGCATTAGGATATTTTTCCGCCCAGTATGAGCAAACCACTGCTGCTATTATCTCTGAAAATGATAAATAG
- a CDS encoding proline dehydrogenase family protein — translation MSISFDNTEIAFAYKSDKDLKSAKSLFSTMSYSLLSALGTRFTPFLVKTGLPIHGLIRKTIFKQFVGGETLEETAGVCNMLKEYQVDAILDYGVEGKESEENFEHATEEFMKVLRFAATQKNIPFIAIKITGLARFKLLEKLNEAPRLRSGVHDNEEQEAEWAKVRQRLMRICDVAKEVNIGVLVDAEESWIQDPIDRITMEMMEIYNKEKCLVFNTIQLYRHDRLHFLKMSHDISVAQNFILGVKLVRGAYMEKERTRANEQGYPSPIQKDKEATDLDYNLAVKYCFENRESISYIVATHNELSALKAAEQLQEKGLAHNHPHVHFSQLYGMSDNMTFNLAKDGFSVSKYLPFGPIREVIPYLMRRAQENSSVKGQTSRELSLINKEISRRKNAIKEIA, via the coding sequence ATGAGTATTTCTTTCGATAATACAGAAATTGCATTTGCGTACAAGTCGGACAAAGATTTAAAATCTGCTAAGAGTCTGTTCTCAACAATGAGCTATTCATTGTTATCTGCCTTAGGGACAAGATTTACACCTTTTTTAGTAAAAACAGGTTTACCTATTCATGGACTTATTCGAAAGACTATTTTCAAGCAGTTTGTTGGGGGGGAGACCTTGGAAGAAACTGCCGGTGTTTGCAACATGCTTAAGGAGTATCAGGTAGATGCTATATTAGATTATGGAGTGGAAGGTAAAGAATCAGAAGAAAATTTTGAACATGCGACAGAAGAGTTCATGAAAGTGTTGCGCTTTGCTGCAACCCAAAAAAATATTCCTTTTATTGCGATCAAAATCACCGGTTTGGCAAGATTTAAGCTTTTAGAAAAATTAAATGAAGCCCCACGTTTGCGCAGCGGTGTTCACGACAACGAAGAACAGGAAGCGGAATGGGCCAAAGTTCGCCAACGTTTAATGCGCATTTGTGATGTAGCCAAAGAAGTAAATATCGGCGTATTGGTAGATGCTGAAGAAAGCTGGATTCAAGATCCTATTGACCGCATTACGATGGAAATGATGGAAATCTATAATAAAGAAAAATGTTTGGTTTTTAATACCATCCAATTATACAGACACGATAGACTACATTTTTTGAAAATGTCGCATGACATTTCCGTTGCACAAAACTTTATATTAGGAGTAAAGTTGGTACGAGGTGCTTATATGGAAAAAGAACGGACCAGAGCAAATGAACAGGGCTATCCTTCTCCTATACAAAAAGATAAGGAAGCGACAGATTTGGATTACAATTTAGCCGTAAAATATTGTTTTGAGAATAGAGAAAGCATTTCTTACATTGTAGCTACACATAATGAATTGAGCGCATTAAAAGCTGCAGAGCAATTGCAAGAAAAAGGATTAGCCCACAATCATCCTCATGTACATTTTTCACAGTTATATGGTATGAGTGATAATATGACATTTAATCTGGCAAAAGATGGGTTTTCTGTAAGTAAATATTTGCCGTTTGGTCCAATTCGTGAAGTAATTCCATATTTAATGCGGCGTGCACAAGAAAATAGTAGCGTGAAAGGCCAAACAAGCCGTGAACTTTCTTTGATTAATAAAGAAATCTCAAGAAGAAAAAATGCTATCAAAGAAATAGCTTAA
- a CDS encoding ABC transporter ATP-binding protein, whose product MQEQLLAIDRLSVSFQQEKAVSDISFSIKKGEVLAVVGESGSGKSVTSLSILQLLPIKASIRGSILFKDENKNINLVALSAKGLQQIRGNKISMVFQEPMSSLNPVKNCGSQVLEAILLHKKINKQAAKQAVIELFQQVQLPNPGNIFYRYPHEISGGQKQRVMIAMAMCCQPQLLICDEPTTALDVMVQKEILLLIKQLQLTNNMSVLFISHDINLVAEIADRVAIFYKGEIVEIAAKENIFTSPKHPYTKALINCRPGLYKKGERLPVVSDFLNNSNKPQEDIINKEGNKCSGNKDSGNKDKVLLSIKNLNTWFPARRSFLGKTLQYHKAVNNVSFDIYEGENMGLVGGSGCGKTTLGRSILQLVKPVSGAIFYKGENILLKNNRQMRKLSTDIQMIFQDPYASLNPKLSIGQAIGEPLKTQQLLPEKFIKNKVVEWLEKVGLNEKYYYRYPHEFSGGQRQRIVIARALIMQPSFVICDECVSALDVSVQAQILNLLNDLKAELNFTSIFISHDLSVIKYFCDRIVVMNNGQIEEIGKAQDVYRHPQKDYTKKLLAALPNL is encoded by the coding sequence ATGCAAGAACAATTATTAGCAATTGACAGGCTATCTGTAAGCTTCCAGCAAGAAAAAGCTGTTAGCGATATTTCCTTCTCCATAAAAAAAGGAGAGGTGCTGGCTGTAGTTGGTGAATCTGGATCCGGTAAATCAGTGACTTCTTTATCTATTTTACAATTACTACCCATAAAAGCCTCCATACGAGGGAGTATTCTTTTCAAAGATGAAAACAAAAATATAAACCTTGTAGCCCTTTCAGCAAAGGGCCTCCAGCAAATACGAGGCAATAAAATTTCCATGGTGTTTCAGGAACCGATGTCTTCACTCAATCCGGTAAAAAATTGTGGCAGTCAAGTTCTGGAAGCCATTCTTTTACACAAAAAAATAAACAAACAAGCAGCAAAACAAGCAGTCATTGAATTATTCCAACAAGTACAGTTACCCAACCCGGGAAATATATTCTATCGTTATCCGCACGAAATTAGCGGCGGACAAAAGCAAAGGGTAATGATTGCGATGGCTATGTGCTGCCAACCACAGTTACTTATTTGTGATGAGCCCACTACTGCATTAGATGTAATGGTGCAAAAAGAGATTTTATTATTAATAAAACAATTGCAGCTAACCAACAATATGAGTGTGCTTTTCATTTCACATGATATCAATTTGGTTGCTGAGATTGCTGATAGAGTCGCTATTTTTTACAAAGGGGAGATCGTGGAAATAGCAGCTAAGGAGAATATATTTACTTCTCCAAAACACCCTTACACAAAGGCTCTCATAAATTGCAGACCCGGCCTTTACAAAAAAGGAGAAAGGCTACCCGTCGTTTCAGACTTTTTAAACAATTCTAATAAACCACAAGAAGATATTATAAATAAGGAGGGGAATAAGTGTTCTGGAAACAAAGATTCCGGAAACAAGGATAAAGTTTTACTATCCATTAAAAATTTAAACACCTGGTTTCCTGCACGAAGAAGTTTTTTGGGCAAAACCTTGCAATATCATAAGGCTGTAAATAATGTAAGTTTTGATATTTATGAAGGAGAAAATATGGGATTAGTAGGCGGCTCTGGCTGTGGAAAAACAACATTAGGAAGAAGTATTCTTCAATTAGTAAAGCCTGTTTCCGGAGCAATATTTTACAAAGGTGAAAATATTTTATTGAAAAACAACCGGCAAATGCGTAAGCTTTCTACTGATATACAAATGATATTTCAGGACCCCTATGCCTCACTTAATCCTAAGCTTAGCATTGGTCAAGCGATTGGAGAACCTTTAAAAACACAGCAGCTTCTCCCGGAAAAATTCATAAAAAACAAAGTCGTAGAATGGTTAGAAAAAGTGGGTTTAAACGAAAAGTATTATTATCGTTACCCACATGAGTTTAGTGGTGGTCAGCGTCAAAGAATAGTCATAGCAAGGGCTTTGATAATGCAACCATCATTTGTTATTTGCGATGAATGTGTTTCCGCTTTAGATGTAAGCGTGCAAGCGCAGATTTTAAATTTACTCAACGATTTAAAAGCAGAATTAAATTTTACTTCTATTTTTATCTCACATGACTTATCTGTAATAAAATATTTTTGTGATCGCATTGTTGTAATGAATAATGGTCAAATCGAAGAAATAGGAAAGGCACAAGATGTTTACCGGCATCCACAAAAAGATTACACTAAAAAACTATTGGCAGCACTGCCAAATCTTTAA
- a CDS encoding purine-nucleoside phosphorylase, with translation MSELIDKLNETVKFIQNKCTQKPNIGIVLGSGLGNLATEIVVEREIPYAEIPHFPVSTVAGHSGKLLFGKLNGVAVLAMSGRFHFYEGYTPAQVVYPIRVMKLLGIQTLLLSNAAGSVNPDYKVGDLVIINDHISFFTENPLLGKNEESIGVRFPDMSEPYDKKLIASAREIGEKYSYQLKEGVYTGVTGPTFETRAEYKLIKVVGGDVVGMSTVQETIAAVHAGMKVFAISVVTDLGIRESDDIITHEEVLQAAKAAEPKLTQLFKELVLTL, from the coding sequence ATGTCTGAGTTAATTGATAAACTGAATGAGACAGTAAAATTTATTCAAAATAAGTGCACACAAAAACCAAATATAGGTATTGTATTAGGTAGTGGATTGGGTAATTTAGCCACCGAAATTGTTGTCGAAAGGGAAATTCCATACGCAGAGATTCCTCATTTTCCTGTCAGCACTGTCGCGGGGCATTCCGGGAAATTGCTTTTTGGAAAATTGAATGGAGTTGCGGTTTTGGCAATGTCAGGGCGATTTCATTTTTATGAAGGTTATACTCCCGCACAAGTAGTATATCCTATTCGGGTTATGAAACTATTGGGCATACAAACATTGTTACTGTCAAATGCAGCTGGAAGTGTTAATCCTGATTATAAAGTAGGTGATTTGGTAATCATTAATGACCATATTAGTTTCTTTACAGAAAATCCTTTACTGGGAAAAAATGAAGAGTCTATTGGAGTTCGATTCCCGGACATGAGTGAACCTTATGATAAAAAATTGATTGCTTCTGCAAGAGAAATAGGAGAGAAGTACAGTTATCAATTAAAAGAAGGTGTTTACACGGGGGTTACCGGGCCCACTTTTGAAACCCGTGCAGAATATAAACTTATTAAAGTAGTTGGCGGTGATGTTGTTGGTATGAGTACAGTACAGGAAACAATTGCTGCGGTACATGCAGGAATGAAAGTTTTCGCGATCAGTGTCGTGACAGATTTAGGTATACGTGAATCCGATGATATAATCACCCATGAAGAAGTTTTGCAGGCTGCAAAAGCTGCTGAACCTAAGTTAACACAATTGTTTAAAGAATTAGTACTGACTTTGTAA
- a CDS encoding outer membrane beta-barrel protein, whose protein sequence is MKKVLLLLVGGLFVITTSTKAQTYERPLGSELSIGISPMLPVGDFSNAYSFGLGGDLKYAYNFDESIALTLSAGYNNFWGKKTTVAGVEFTPKAQGFVPIKAGVRFSAGQFYAEPQIGVAISTNSENDRITKSSSSLTYAGQVGVMVNRNFDIGFRYEAISTGFNKSNGDQRTLGSLALRLGFTID, encoded by the coding sequence ATGAAAAAAGTATTATTATTATTGGTTGGGGGTTTATTCGTAATTACGACTTCCACTAAAGCGCAAACTTATGAAAGGCCGCTCGGTTCAGAATTAAGTATTGGTATTAGTCCAATGTTACCAGTGGGTGATTTTAGTAATGCTTATTCATTTGGACTTGGTGGAGATTTAAAATATGCCTATAATTTTGATGAGTCTATTGCGTTGACATTGTCTGCAGGATACAATAATTTCTGGGGTAAAAAGACTACAGTAGCGGGTGTGGAATTTACACCTAAAGCACAAGGTTTTGTGCCGATCAAAGCCGGTGTTCGTTTTAGTGCAGGGCAATTTTATGCGGAACCACAAATTGGTGTAGCTATTTCCACTAATTCGGAAAATGATAGAATTACTAAAAGTAGTAGCTCTCTAACTTATGCGGGTCAAGTAGGCGTAATGGTTAATAGAAACTTTGATATTGGATTTAGATATGAAGCGATATCAACAGGATTCAATAAGTCTAACGGAGATCAAAGAACATTAGGTTCTTTAGCCTTGAGACTGGGTTTTACTATAGATTAA
- a CDS encoding DUF3127 domain-containing protein, whose amino-acid sequence MAYEVIGKLVAKYDTMQRSETFKTREFVIEKSDDIGGRIITNYIKFQCVQDKTALPDKFNIGDELKVSFNLKGSKWSKDGRENYITNLDAWRLEQAGSLAQNMQQNTSSTKQDFVPDADPGDVVDDLPF is encoded by the coding sequence ATGGCCTACGAAGTAATAGGAAAATTAGTCGCAAAGTATGATACCATGCAACGTTCAGAAACTTTTAAAACAAGAGAATTTGTTATTGAAAAATCAGACGATATTGGTGGAAGAATCATAACAAATTACATTAAATTTCAATGTGTTCAGGACAAGACGGCTCTTCCCGACAAATTTAACATTGGCGACGAATTAAAAGTTTCTTTCAATCTAAAAGGCTCAAAGTGGAGTAAAGATGGTCGCGAAAACTACATTACCAATTTAGACGCTTGGCGTCTTGAACAGGCAGGAAGCTTGGCTCAAAATATGCAACAAAACACATCCAGCACTAAACAGGATTTTGTCCCAGATGCTGATCCGGGAGACGTTGTGGACGATTTGCCATTCTAA
- a CDS encoding ABC transporter ATP-binding protein — protein sequence MSKKTKKKKFDLSLLRKVFTYVKPYRLQFISSLLLAIILAIFTPIRPYLIQLTIDKAISKTGSIPTWLHIFISGDNLNDVTRFIVSVTVFQIIFLLIETLTRFTFTFLTSWLGQAVVKDLRVNVFNKISHLHLRQFDRTPIGTLTTRTINDIESINDIFSDGFIPIIADLLSIIFTLATMFFLNWKLTLISLIPFPILILATYYFKETVNKSYKRVRNAIAALNAFVQEHISGMAIVQAFAAEDRERKKFDIINKQHRDANISAIFAYSVFFPVVEIILALSLGILIWYIADRKIDAGLLVSFILYLNQIFRPLRVIADKFNVLQMGMIAAERVFTVLENQDILPPSKPDAYNPSTVAGRVHFDKVSFAYNSTHYVLKNINFKIEEGETVAIVGHTGSGKTSIISLLNRLYEIQEGEILIDDVNIKSYNLDTLRSNIGVVLQDVFLFSGTILDNITLRNPAITEAEVIETSKMIGVHDFIMQLPNGYHFNVMERGNSLSLGQRQLISFIRALLYNPSILVLDEATSSIDSESEMLVQKAIDKLISGRTSIVIAHRLSTIRKAHKIIVLDKGEIKEIGNHQELLEKNGFYAKLHQMQFAEEQISA from the coding sequence ATGAGCAAAAAAACTAAGAAAAAAAAGTTTGATTTATCCTTGCTGCGAAAAGTATTTACTTATGTAAAGCCTTATCGTTTGCAATTTATAAGCAGCCTTTTATTGGCTATTATTTTAGCCATCTTTACACCAATTCGGCCATATCTAATTCAATTGACAATTGATAAAGCTATTAGCAAAACCGGTTCAATTCCAACATGGCTGCACATTTTTATCTCAGGCGATAACTTAAATGATGTTACACGCTTTATCGTCTCTGTAACCGTTTTTCAAATAATATTTCTATTAATAGAAACACTTACTCGATTCACCTTTACATTTCTTACTTCCTGGCTGGGGCAGGCTGTTGTCAAAGATTTGCGTGTCAATGTATTTAACAAGATTAGTCATTTACATCTAAGACAATTTGATCGTACACCGATTGGCACCCTTACAACCCGTACGATTAATGATATAGAGAGTATCAACGATATTTTCTCAGACGGCTTCATCCCAATCATTGCGGACCTGCTTTCCATAATATTTACTTTAGCAACGATGTTTTTCCTCAACTGGAAATTAACTTTAATTAGCCTTATACCCTTCCCCATTCTGATATTAGCGACTTATTATTTTAAGGAAACTGTCAATAAAAGTTATAAAAGAGTCAGGAATGCTATTGCTGCATTAAATGCCTTTGTGCAAGAACATATTTCAGGGATGGCTATAGTGCAAGCTTTTGCAGCTGAAGATAGGGAAAGGAAAAAATTTGACATCATCAATAAGCAACACAGAGATGCCAATATTTCTGCAATTTTTGCTTATTCTGTATTCTTTCCTGTAGTGGAGATTATCCTTGCCTTAAGCCTGGGGATTCTTATTTGGTACATTGCAGATAGAAAAATTGATGCAGGATTATTGGTTTCTTTTATACTTTATCTAAATCAAATCTTTAGGCCTCTGCGCGTAATTGCAGATAAATTCAATGTGTTGCAAATGGGTATGATTGCGGCAGAAAGAGTTTTTACCGTCTTGGAAAATCAAGATATCCTTCCCCCTTCTAAGCCTGATGCATATAATCCATCAACTGTAGCTGGCCGTGTACATTTCGATAAGGTAAGCTTTGCCTATAATTCAACACATTATGTTCTAAAAAATATTAATTTTAAAATAGAAGAAGGGGAAACTGTTGCAATCGTCGGACATACAGGAAGTGGGAAAACTTCTATTATAAGTTTGCTCAATAGGTTGTACGAAATACAAGAAGGTGAAATATTAATTGACGATGTAAACATAAAATCTTATAATTTAGACACGCTGAGGAGTAATATCGGTGTGGTTTTACAGGATGTGTTTTTATTCTCAGGCACCATACTGGACAATATTACCTTACGTAATCCAGCCATTACAGAGGCGGAAGTGATTGAAACTTCCAAAATGATTGGTGTACATGATTTCATTATGCAGCTACCCAATGGCTATCATTTCAATGTGATGGAACGCGGTAATTCCCTTAGTTTGGGCCAAAGACAATTGATCTCCTTTATTCGTGCTTTATTGTACAATCCATCCATTTTAGTTCTAGATGAAGCAACATCATCCATCGATTCCGAAAGTGAAATGCTGGTGCAAAAAGCAATTGACAAGCTTATTTCCGGAAGAACATCTATTGTTATAGCACATCGTTTATCTACCATTCGTAAAGCACATAAGATAATTGTTTTAGATAAAGGTGAAATAAAAGAAATAGGTAATCACCAAGAGCTCCTTGAAAAGAATGGTTTTTATGCTAAATTGCATCAAATGCAATTTGCAGAAGAACAAATATCTGCGTAA
- a CDS encoding formylglycine-generating enzyme family protein, with the protein MSFLQKTGVLFAIAPTFLFFSCKSNNKSSTATTESMSKDCTVCKAPSRASEIRAALMKDSNTVSGTDTGKMVLLNGGTFQMGSKNFPDAQPIHKVTVSPFYIDVHEVTNDQFAKFVNATHYITVAERPLNPKDYPGVPADKLVPGSGVFTPPNHPVDLHNPMQWWTYVPGANWKHSKGPNSSIAGKGNEPVVQVCYEDCIAYAKWAGKRLPTEAEWEFAAKAGHNYPTYYWGAEKNPGGRSMANNFQGEFPYNNTRKDGYIDLAPIEQFPANAYGLYDMEGNAWEWCNDYYRPDYYAHSPEKDPQGPADSYDPEEPGMVKRVQRGGSFLCSDDYCLRYKAGARGKGEQSSASNNLGFRCVRSK; encoded by the coding sequence ATGAGTTTTTTACAAAAAACGGGAGTTTTATTTGCTATTGCTCCGACATTTTTATTTTTTTCTTGTAAATCAAATAATAAAAGCAGCACTGCTACTACCGAGTCAATGTCTAAGGATTGTACCGTATGCAAAGCGCCTTCCCGCGCATCTGAAATAAGAGCTGCTTTAATGAAAGACAGCAATACTGTTTCTGGAACAGATACGGGGAAGATGGTATTATTAAATGGGGGAACATTTCAAATGGGATCCAAGAATTTTCCTGATGCGCAACCCATTCACAAGGTAACGGTATCTCCGTTTTATATAGATGTACATGAAGTAACGAATGACCAATTTGCAAAATTTGTAAATGCTACCCATTATATAACTGTTGCAGAAAGGCCTTTAAATCCAAAAGATTATCCTGGTGTGCCGGCTGATAAATTAGTACCTGGTTCCGGTGTTTTTACACCACCTAACCATCCGGTAGATTTACATAACCCTATGCAATGGTGGACATATGTACCAGGCGCAAATTGGAAACACTCGAAGGGCCCAAATTCCAGTATCGCGGGAAAGGGGAATGAGCCCGTGGTGCAAGTATGTTATGAAGACTGCATTGCCTATGCTAAATGGGCTGGAAAAAGATTGCCCACCGAAGCAGAGTGGGAGTTTGCGGCAAAAGCCGGACACAATTATCCTACTTATTACTGGGGTGCCGAAAAGAATCCCGGAGGTAGATCTATGGCGAATAATTTTCAAGGAGAATTTCCCTATAACAATACCCGGAAAGATGGCTATATAGATTTAGCACCAATAGAACAATTTCCTGCGAATGCATATGGTCTTTACGATATGGAGGGTAATGCCTGGGAATGGTGCAATGATTATTATCGTCCGGACTATTATGCCCACAGCCCTGAAAAAGACCCACAAGGGCCTGCAGATAGCTACGACCCGGAAGAGCCCGGCATGGTAAAGCGGGTGCAACGGGGAGGTTCATTTTTATGTAGCGATGATTATTGCTTGCGATACAAAGCCGGTGCAAGAGGCAAGGGCGAACAATCAAGTGCCAGTAACAACCTAGGCTTCCGATGTGTTCGTAGTAAATGA
- a CDS encoding TonB-dependent receptor, with amino-acid sequence MQKTALLIFFLAAFNIVTFSQKLFSINGKLRDGGSGETIIAATISVSGRKTASAISNDYGFYSLSLPAGKYTLKVSCIGYKPFNQPIFLSKDTLINLSLEQATDKGILNTVIVNATKKNDIGNPEMGFTHLDLKEIATVPVIFGEADILKTLQLLPGVKSAGDGSAGFFVRGGTAGQNLILLDEAPVYNATHLFGFFSVFNSDAIKDVTFMKGNSPAQYGGRLASVVDVKMKDGNDQKTEVSGGIGLISSRVSVDGPIQKNKSSFLVTARRTYADLFLKLSNNKDINGNQLYFYDINLKANYQLNNKSQLFASGYFGKDKLGLGNQFGIDWGNQTGTLRWNYIASPKLFSNTSLIYSNYKYNILLTNDKTVFHIQSSIKDINLKQDFEWHSNNKSIWHFGVNTIYHGIAPTRFIGGNDSDNYTQEKETRFGWENALYTNNTTQINSLINIDYGLRVSAYSLLGQGNYNIYQNGQETGMVSLSQGQMGKTYFNIEPRFSSSFLLNKNNSLKFAYARNTQNLHLLSNSASTNPTDQWIGDSYNIKPEIADQISIGIYKDLQNHHYELSVETYYKWMQNQIDYKDGANLSTSTDVESQLLFGKGRAYGIEFYLKKKQGRLTGWLSYTLSRTERKINGINNNQWYDATQDQTHNLALVGIYKLSNNWSLSSNFVFYTGNAVSFPSGKYSIDNETVFYYTQRNGYRMPDYHRLDLSATYTRKKRKGFESSWVFSLFNVYGRENAYAIKFQDDPNDPSKTQAVQTSLFRWVPSITYNFKF; translated from the coding sequence ATGCAAAAAACTGCTCTGCTTATTTTCTTTTTGGCTGCATTCAATATTGTAACTTTTTCCCAAAAGTTATTCAGTATTAATGGTAAACTACGCGATGGTGGATCGGGTGAGACTATTATTGCTGCTACTATTTCAGTTTCCGGAAGAAAAACGGCTAGCGCTATTTCTAATGATTATGGTTTTTACTCGCTCTCTTTACCTGCAGGGAAATACACACTTAAAGTCTCCTGCATTGGTTATAAACCATTTAACCAACCTATTTTTCTAAGTAAGGATACACTTATCAATTTATCTTTAGAGCAAGCAACTGATAAGGGCATTCTGAATACGGTAATCGTGAATGCAACAAAAAAGAACGACATCGGTAACCCCGAAATGGGCTTCACACATCTTGATTTAAAAGAGATTGCTACGGTACCGGTTATTTTTGGGGAAGCGGATATTTTAAAAACGCTACAGTTATTACCCGGGGTAAAGTCTGCCGGAGATGGCAGTGCAGGCTTCTTTGTAAGAGGTGGTACCGCCGGACAAAATTTAATTTTATTAGACGAAGCACCCGTTTATAATGCTACCCATTTGTTTGGCTTTTTTAGTGTTTTTAATAGCGACGCAATTAAGGATGTCACGTTTATGAAAGGCAATAGCCCTGCACAATATGGTGGTCGTCTGGCATCGGTTGTAGATGTAAAAATGAAGGATGGAAATGATCAAAAAACGGAAGTTTCTGGTGGCATTGGTCTTATCAGCAGTCGTGTAAGCGTTGATGGACCTATTCAAAAAAATAAATCTTCTTTTCTCGTAACTGCTCGAAGGACCTATGCCGATTTATTTCTAAAACTGTCAAATAATAAAGATATAAACGGTAATCAACTATATTTTTACGATATCAACCTCAAAGCCAATTATCAATTAAATAACAAAAGTCAATTATTCGCTTCTGGATATTTTGGTAAGGATAAATTGGGCTTGGGAAATCAATTCGGTATAGACTGGGGCAATCAGACAGGTACTTTGCGCTGGAACTATATTGCAAGCCCCAAACTTTTTTCCAATACTTCTTTGATTTATAGTAATTACAAATATAATATCCTCCTGACAAATGATAAAACAGTCTTTCATATACAGTCTTCTATTAAGGATATAAATTTAAAGCAAGATTTTGAGTGGCATTCCAATAATAAAAGTATTTGGCATTTCGGGGTCAATACCATTTATCATGGTATAGCACCCACAAGATTTATCGGAGGCAATGATTCTGACAATTACACTCAGGAAAAAGAAACCCGATTTGGATGGGAAAACGCTTTGTATACCAACAATACAACACAAATAAATTCTTTAATAAATATAGATTATGGACTGAGAGTATCAGCTTATAGTTTACTGGGACAGGGAAATTATAATATATACCAAAATGGTCAAGAAACAGGGATGGTTTCTCTTTCGCAGGGACAAATGGGTAAAACTTATTTTAATATAGAGCCGCGTTTCTCAAGCAGTTTTTTATTGAATAAAAATAATAGTTTAAAATTTGCCTATGCAAGAAATACACAAAATCTGCATCTTCTAAGTAATTCTGCTTCAACCAATCCAACAGATCAGTGGATAGGAGACAGTTATAATATAAAACCAGAAATTGCCGATCAAATAAGTATTGGAATTTATAAAGATTTGCAAAATCATCATTATGAGTTGAGTGTAGAAACCTATTACAAATGGATGCAAAACCAAATTGATTATAAAGACGGTGCAAACCTCAGCACATCTACAGATGTGGAAAGTCAATTATTATTTGGAAAAGGGCGTGCTTATGGAATTGAATTTTATTTGAAGAAAAAGCAGGGGAGGCTTACAGGTTGGTTAAGCTATACTTTGTCACGTACTGAAAGAAAGATTAATGGTATTAATAATAATCAATGGTATGATGCTACACAAGATCAAACGCATAATCTAGCCTTAGTAGGTATTTATAAGCTTTCTAATAATTGGAGCCTTTCGAGCAACTTTGTTTTTTATACCGGGAATGCCGTTTCTTTCCCTAGTGGAAAATATAGCATCGATAATGAAACGGTATTTTATTATACCCAGAGAAATGGCTACAGAATGCCGGACTATCACCGTCTGGATTTAAGTGCCACCTATACCAGAAAAAAGCGTAAAGGTTTTGAGAGTTCTTGGGTGTTTTCTCTTTTTAATGTTTATGGTCGGGAAAACGCTTATGCAATCAAGTTTCAAGATGATCCGAATGATCCTTCCAAAACCCAGGCAGTACAAACATCTTTATTTCGTTGGGTGCCGAGTATCACTTATAATTTTAAATTTTAG